The stretch of DNA GCCCATTACAATTGACGTAACCGATGCCGCTCAACACCCGCCGATCATCGACCCGAGGCTTGCCGTAGCTCTTCGGAAAGTACAGCTGCAAGCGCGCCATCCGCTTATCGGTCAGCCAATGCGGGTAGGTCATCCCAAATCTGCTTGCGGCGCCTGAATCAGAACAGGTCTCTTAGATCAATGGGTCCTGACCCTAGCTGCGAACCTCGGCCCCCCCGAATACGACCTGATTTCGTACCGTTGGCTCGAACAGGCCGTAAAGGAACGGCTGGTTGCCGCTGCTCGCGTCGTCGAGCGCGGCGCGTTGCTCCGGCGGCAGATGCAGATCGAGCGCCGCAACGTTGTCGGTGACCTGTTCGGCCCGGCTTACGCCCATCAATGTGGATGCGACGCCAGGCCGGCCGACCACCCATGCCAGGGCAACGCGCGCGGGCGTCTCGCCGAGTTCTCCGGCGACGCGCTTGAGCACGTCGAGAATGCGCCAGTTCCGGTCGGTGAATAGCGTGTCCCCAAACGGGTTGTCGCCGTCGAGCCGCTTGTCATCCTCGGACCGCGTCGTTGCCGACGTAGCGCCGCGATTGGGAACGCCACCCTGCCGCCGCGGGGCTGCCTCGACCGTGGCGCGATCATATTTGCCGGTCAGCAGCCCATAGGCGAGGGGGCTCCACGGTACGAGGCCCAACCCAGCCGATCGCGCGAGCGGAACATGCTCGTTCTCCACGCCACGCTCGACCAACGAATAAAAATACTGGAGCCCGATCGGCCCCGGATGGCCCTGCGCCCGTGCCAGCGTCGCGAGTTCGGCGACATACCAGGCAGGCGTGTTGGATACACCCCAATAGCGGATCTTGCCCGCTGCGATCAGGGCGGTCATCGTTCGCAGCACTTCTTCGGCCGGGGTTATCCCGTCCCACACATGCAGCCAGTAAAGATCAATGAAATCCGTCCGCAGGCGGCGCAGCGAACCGTCGACTGCCGCCAGGATGTGTCGGGCGCCGTTACCCCCGGCATGGAGGCCGCGCCCGGTCGCAAAGCCGGATTTGGTCGCGATCACGGTCCGGTCGCGGAGCGCGCGTTCGGTAACGAAGGCGCCGACCATCTCCTCTGATCGTCCGCCTGCATAGACGTCGGCGGTATCGATGAAATTACCCCCGAGTTCGGTGTAGCGATCGAACACCGCACGGCTGCCGGCTTCGTCCAGCCCCCAGCGCGGCGTGCCGAAGGTCATCGTGCCGAGCGCCAGCGGGCTGACGAGGAGTCCAGAGCGGCCAAGCGGGCGGTAGGTTTCGAGGGTCATAAAGAAGCGTCCTGCACTGTGTCCTGTCCAAGATGGACGACATGTGCCCGCGGGATTAGAGGGGTTGCGGCGCATGGGTCGCTGAAGGATATTCAGCAATGGATCGCGATCTTTGGTCGGGGCTCGCGGTGTTCGCAGCGATCGTCGAGGCGGGCAGCTTCGCGCGGGCGGCAACGCGTCTCGGTCTGTCGGCATCCGCGCTGAGCCATGCGATGCGATCGCTCGAAACGAAGATCGGCGTCCGCTTACTCGACCGGACGACGCGCTCGCTGGCGCCGACCCCGGCGGGGGAAGCGCTGCTGCTCCGTCTGAAACCCGCGATCGACTCGGTGGAGGCGGCGCTGGGCGACCTGGACGGCGATCGCGGGCGGCCCGTCGGGCGCATCCGGGTCAGCGCGCATCGCCCTGCCGCGCTTTACGCGATCCTGCCGCGCCTAGCCGATTTCGCCCGCGCTTATCCTGGGGTCGCCGTCGAACTTGTCGTCGAGGACGGCCTCGTCGATATCGTCGCCGACCGGTTCGACTGCGGTGTGCAGCATGCGATGACGTTGCAGGCGGACATGATCTCGGTCCCCATCAGCGGCCCGGTTCCCCTCGTCTACGTCGCCTCGCCGATCTACCTTGCCGGTCGCCTCCCGCCCGCTGCACCGGACGATCTCGAGGCACACCGTTGCCTGTGTTACCGGCATACCTCGTCGGGCATCGTTCACCGTTGGGAGTTCGAGCGCGACGGACGTGCGTTCGAGCGCGCGATCCGTGGCGACTTCGTCACGAACGACGTCGACGTGATGCGTGACGCCGCGGTAGGCGGGCTCGGTATCGCCTGTCTGCCGCTACCGCATGCCGAGCGGCAACTGGCCGATGGTACGCTCGTCGAGGTGCTCGCCGGCTGGGCGACGACCCTGCCGCCGAACCACCTCTATTATCCGAGCCGACGCCAGCCGACCGTCGCGTTCCGGGCCTTCGTCGACGCCATGCGCTTTTGATCCTTGCTTGAGATGAAGTCGTCGTAGCCGCCGATCGCCTGCTCAGTCGGTGAAACCGTGATGTCAGATCAGCATCGACTATGAATGGACCTCCGGAGTCCGGAAGACGGATCACAAGCTCGAGCCGCGCCTTCTGCTTCCTTGCCGATTTTGATTGCCCGCCGCCCGCCCCGCAGCGCTATGCAATCAAACGATGATTTCGCTTCAATGCACCGCGCCGTTGCGCTCGTTGATAAGGCGCTGATCGAACAGTGCCAAATATTTGGTAGCGTAGGTGCGGCATGCCGACGGGTCGATAAACGGACTCAGGGTTTTGCCGGCCGCTAAGGCGTGTGCCTTGCGTTCCCCGTCTGATCGGTCGGGATGCGCCGTAAGAAGCACGTCGCATGGCATGGTGCGGAAGGTCGCGAAGCTGTGGCGAAACGCGGCGACTGCGCGCGAATGGTCAGGCGCGGAAAACCGATAACCGGGGCCGCCAACGGAGTTGAGGCTCGAGGCGAAGACAATCGTGCGGCATTGTCGGGCTTCGCATTAACGCCACGTCCGGCTCATGCTGCCCAGCGTATGGCCCGGCGTCGCTCGGCCGGTCACTTCCGTCGCGCCGAGCCGAAGCTTCGTTCCGTCGGCGATTCCCCGAACGCGCGGCAGCGCAGGGTAGGCGACGCCGTATGCGATCTGCGGATCGTCGGCGGCGGGTTGCCCGCGACGCAAAATCTCGGCGGTCGGGATGCTCGCAATCACGGTTGCGCCGCTATCGCGCGTGAGTGCGGCGATCCCGCCGGCGTGGTCGAAATGCCCCTCGGTTGCGAGAATCAGCGTCACATCCTGCACCCGGAAGCCGAGCCGGCGGATGTTAGCCTCGATTGCATGGACCGCTTGCGGCACGGCGCCATCGATCAGTATCAGACCCGCGTCGGTGCGGATCAGCCCGACATTGAGACCCTGAAACCCGACCAGATAGGTATTGCCGTATAGCCGCAGTGGCGCTTGAGCGCCCAGCCACTTCGCGGCGTCTGCAGGCAGGATCGGCCGCAGCAACGGATCATCTTGCGCAGGCGACGCTCCGCCAGCGCTCGCCAACGTCACAGCGACAAGCGCGGTAGAGAGTAATTCCCTTATGGTCACGACGCTCTCTCCACAAGTAGGCGCGTCTCGTGGCGGCCCGAACGACGGTCGCACAACGCATCATGTCTCGACACAGGTATGAGCTGAAGTCTTTGGAAGGCATAAATCGTGCTCCCGCCCACTGACCTGCGCGCGTTCGATGCGGCTGCCAGACACCTGAACTTCATGCGCGCAGCGATCGAGTAGGATTTACGGTAGCAGGTAGGCGTGGACTTG from Sphingomonas sp. HMP9 encodes:
- a CDS encoding aldo/keto reductase, giving the protein MTLETYRPLGRSGLLVSPLALGTMTFGTPRWGLDEAGSRAVFDRYTELGGNFIDTADVYAGGRSEEMVGAFVTERALRDRTVIATKSGFATGRGLHAGGNGARHILAAVDGSLRRLRTDFIDLYWLHVWDGITPAEEVLRTMTALIAAGKIRYWGVSNTPAWYVAELATLARAQGHPGPIGLQYFYSLVERGVENEHVPLARSAGLGLVPWSPLAYGLLTGKYDRATVEAAPRRQGGVPNRGATSATTRSEDDKRLDGDNPFGDTLFTDRNWRILDVLKRVAGELGETPARVALAWVVGRPGVASTLMGVSRAEQVTDNVAALDLHLPPEQRAALDDASSGNQPFLYGLFEPTVRNQVVFGGAEVRS
- a CDS encoding LysR family transcriptional regulator, with the translated sequence MDRDLWSGLAVFAAIVEAGSFARAATRLGLSASALSHAMRSLETKIGVRLLDRTTRSLAPTPAGEALLLRLKPAIDSVEAALGDLDGDRGRPVGRIRVSAHRPAALYAILPRLADFARAYPGVAVELVVEDGLVDIVADRFDCGVQHAMTLQADMISVPISGPVPLVYVASPIYLAGRLPPAAPDDLEAHRCLCYRHTSSGIVHRWEFERDGRAFERAIRGDFVTNDVDVMRDAAVGGLGIACLPLPHAERQLADGTLVEVLAGWATTLPPNHLYYPSRRQPTVAFRAFVDAMRF
- a CDS encoding MBL fold metallo-hydrolase, which codes for MTLASAGGASPAQDDPLLRPILPADAAKWLGAQAPLRLYGNTYLVGFQGLNVGLIRTDAGLILIDGAVPQAVHAIEANIRRLGFRVQDVTLILATEGHFDHAGGIAALTRDSGATVIASIPTAEILRRGQPAADDPQIAYGVAYPALPRVRGIADGTKLRLGATEVTGRATPGHTLGSMSRTWR